In Fusobacterium canifelinum, a genomic segment contains:
- a CDS encoding ATP-binding cassette domain-containing protein: protein MIEFKNISKSYGNQEIIKDFNLTIECGTFLTIIGSSGSGKTTILKMINGLIKADKGEVLINDKNIQDEDLIELRRKIGYVIQGNILFPHLTVFDNIAYVLNLKKYDKKEIEKIVNEKMDMLNLSRDLKDRLPDELSGGQQQRVGIARALAASPDIILMDEPFGAVDAITRYQLQKDLKELHKKTEATIVFITHDITEALKLGTKVLVLDKGEIQQYDVPKNICSNPKNDFVKQLLKMAEM from the coding sequence ATGATAGAATTTAAAAATATTAGTAAGAGTTATGGAAATCAAGAAATAATAAAAGATTTTAATTTGACTATTGAATGTGGAACATTTTTAACTATCATAGGTTCATCAGGTTCTGGTAAAACAACAATTTTAAAGATGATAAATGGTCTTATAAAGGCAGACAAGGGTGAAGTACTAATAAATGATAAAAATATTCAAGATGAAGATTTAATTGAACTTAGAAGAAAAATAGGCTATGTAATTCAAGGAAATATTCTATTTCCACATTTAACAGTTTTTGATAATATTGCCTATGTATTAAATTTAAAAAAATATGATAAAAAAGAAATTGAAAAGATAGTAAATGAAAAAATGGATATGTTAAATCTTTCAAGAGATTTAAAAGATAGATTACCAGATGAGCTGTCAGGTGGACAACAACAGAGAGTTGGAATAGCAAGAGCTTTGGCAGCAAGTCCTGATATAATATTGATGGATGAACCCTTTGGAGCAGTTGATGCTATCACAAGATATCAGTTACAAAAAGATTTAAAGGAATTACATAAAAAGACAGAAGCAACTATTGTCTTTATAACTCATGATATAACAGAGGCTTTAAAACTAGGAACAAAGGTTTTAGTATTGGATAAAGGAGAAATTCAACAATATGATGTGCCTAAAAATATTTGTTCTAATCCTAAAAATGACTTTGTAAAACAATTATTAAAAATGGCAGAGATGTAG
- a CDS encoding ABC transporter permease/substrate-binding protein encodes MINQLMKLLTEDFEFFTNLTIEHILISLLAISIASVLGIILGIIISEYRKFSGLILGTVNILYTIPSIALLGFFITITGVGNTTALIALIIYALLPIIRSTYTGIVTINPLIIEASEGMGSTKLQQLFKVKLPLALPVLMSGIRNMVTMTIALAGIASFVGAGGLGVAIYRGITTNNSAMTFLGSLLIAILALIFDFILGLIEKRLTNHKRVKYKINPKLIILGLFIVIFGTYFSLNSKKEKTINIATKPMTEGYILGQMLIELIEQDTDLKVNITNGVGGGTSNIHPAIVKGEFDLYPEYTGTSWEAVLKKEDSYDESKFDELQKEYKEKYNLEYVNLYGFNNTYGLAVNKDIAEKYNLKTYSDLAKVSNDLIFGAEYDFFEREDGYKELQKVYNIDFKKKIDMDIGLKYQAMKDKKIDVMVIFTTDGQLAISDVIVLEDDKKMYPSYRAGTVVRSEILSEYPELKPVLEKLNNILDDKTMADLNYQVESEGKKPEDVAREYLQEKGLLEAR; translated from the coding sequence ATGATAAATCAATTGATGAAATTATTGACAGAAGACTTTGAATTTTTTACTAATTTAACAATAGAACATATTTTAATTTCATTGTTAGCTATAAGTATTGCAAGTGTATTAGGTATTATTCTAGGAATAATAATCAGTGAATATAGAAAATTTTCGGGCTTAATATTGGGAACCGTGAATATACTATATACAATACCCTCAATAGCATTATTAGGATTTTTTATTACTATCACAGGAGTTGGAAATACAACAGCACTTATTGCTTTAATAATATATGCACTTTTACCAATAATAAGAAGTACATACACAGGAATTGTAACCATAAATCCTTTGATTATTGAGGCGTCAGAGGGAATGGGAAGTACAAAATTACAACAACTATTCAAGGTTAAATTACCATTAGCATTGCCAGTTTTGATGTCAGGTATTAGAAATATGGTTACAATGACAATAGCACTTGCAGGTATAGCTTCATTTGTTGGAGCAGGAGGCTTAGGAGTTGCAATTTATAGAGGAATAACAACTAATAATTCAGCTATGACTTTTCTAGGAAGTTTACTTATAGCAATTTTAGCTTTAATTTTTGATTTTATATTGGGACTTATAGAAAAAAGATTGACTAATCACAAAAGAGTAAAATATAAAATAAATCCCAAATTAATAATTTTAGGACTTTTCATAGTGATATTTGGAACATATTTTTCTTTAAATTCAAAGAAAGAAAAAACTATAAATATTGCAACAAAACCTATGACAGAGGGCTACATTTTAGGGCAAATGCTAATTGAGCTTATTGAACAAGATACAGATTTAAAAGTTAATATCACAAATGGAGTTGGAGGGGGAACCTCTAATATTCACCCTGCGATAGTTAAGGGAGAATTTGACTTATATCCTGAATATACAGGGACTTCTTGGGAAGCAGTATTAAAAAAAGAAGATAGTTATGATGAAAGTAAATTTGATGAATTGCAAAAAGAATATAAAGAAAAATATAATTTAGAATATGTAAATTTATACGGCTTTAATAATACTTATGGTTTAGCAGTAAATAAGGATATTGCAGAAAAATATAATTTAAAAACATATAGTGATTTGGCAAAAGTATCAAATGATTTAATTTTTGGTGCTGAATATGATTTCTTTGAAAGGGAAGATGGCTATAAAGAATTGCAAAAAGTATATAATATAGATTTTAAAAAGAAAATAGATATGGATATTGGGCTTAAATACCAAGCTATGAAAGATAAGAAAATTGATGTTATGGTAATTTTTACAACAGATGGGCAATTAGCAATATCTGATGTAATTGTCTTAGAAGATGATAAAAAAATGTACCCATCATATAGGGCAGGAACAGTTGTAAGAAGTGAGATTTTATCTGAATATCCAGAGTTAAAACCAGTTTTAGAAAAACTAAATAATATTTTAGATGATAAGACAATGGCAGATTTGAATTATCAAGTTGAAAGTGAAGGAAAGAAACCAGAAGATGTAGCAAGAGAATATTTACAAGAAAAAGGTTTATTGGAGGCTAGATAA
- a CDS encoding MarR family winged helix-turn-helix transcriptional regulator, translating to MQRLGGFLITKLKQLQSRTLAQCISEQGIDAFSGEQGKILFVLWQKDKITQKELACETGLAKNTITVMLEKMEKNNLIKRITDENDKRKSLVILTEYAKSLKKCSDKISDEMLKKMYRGFSEEEIDKFEEYLHRIIKNFEEKRKVIDDDKSIDEIIDRRL from the coding sequence ATGCAAAGATTAGGTGGTTTTTTAATAACAAAATTAAAACAATTACAGAGTAGAACACTGGCACAGTGTATAAGTGAACAAGGTATAGATGCTTTCAGTGGAGAACAAGGAAAGATTTTATTTGTACTTTGGCAAAAAGATAAAATCACTCAAAAAGAATTAGCATGTGAAACAGGCTTAGCTAAGAATACAATTACAGTTATGCTTGAAAAAATGGAAAAAAATAATTTGATAAAAAGAATAACAGATGAAAACGATAAAAGAAAATCATTAGTAATTTTAACAGAATATGCAAAGTCTTTAAAAAAATGTTCTGATAAAATTTCAGATGAAATGTTAAAGAAGATGTACAGAGGTTTTAGTGAAGAAGAGATAGATAAATTTGAAGAATACTTACATAGAATTATTAAGAATTTTGAAGAAAAAAGGAAGGTGATAGATGATGATAAATCAATTGATGAAATTATTGACAGAAGACTTTGA
- a CDS encoding type II toxin-antitoxin system PemK/MazF family toxin has protein sequence MKKFNRIFKRILKAIKKLLLKTDYELLLSTLYNLIKFNLDIIQNPTKETTAQAKRGHIYFVDLGYNYGSELRNGHYCVVLASQGKVATVIPLTSKNPINSKIIRANLGIISKLSKTIISYALINQITTISKSRLMIPKVKGKKVNVKLNASQLDDIEKELKNYLLKTS, from the coding sequence ATGAAGAAATTTAATCGAATTTTTAAAAGAATATTAAAAGCTATAAAAAAATTATTATTAAAAACTGACTATGAACTCTTACTATCAACACTATATAATCTTATAAAATTTAATCTTGACATTATTCAAAATCCTACAAAAGAAACAACAGCACAAGCCAAGAGAGGTCACATATACTTTGTTGACTTAGGTTATAATTATGGTTCTGAACTTAGAAATGGTCATTATTGTGTTGTCTTAGCTTCACAAGGAAAAGTTGCTACTGTTATTCCCTTAACATCTAAAAATCCAATTAATTCCAAAATAATAAGAGCTAATTTAGGAATTATTTCTAAACTTTCTAAAACTATTATATCTTATGCATTGATTAATCAAATTACAACAATTAGTAAGTCAAGGCTTATGATACCAAAAGTCAAAGGAAAAAAAGTTAATGTCAAACTTAATGCCTCTCAATTAGATGATATAGAAAAGGAGTTAAAGAATTATTTATTGAAAACATCTTGA
- a CDS encoding ATP-binding protein, protein MLADLLGSVNRIKINRNDGVFTIFEAVVNSIQSDSKNILVELKTEKDKQSSFEITDKKEKDVLAEVIITDDGYGFNDENFESFKKINSTHKLKLGGKGVGRLTWLKVFENIEIESTYKQDKKYFFRKIFFNLYDEVKEVESKELPFGDQKQIKTTIKFKKPKGDFLEKFPITAEDLGEKILYHCLSYLIEGVFEITIKDNKNEYRCKDEYRSRLENDIKKDTIKINKEEFDIIYIPIDKKKLSKHEISFTANKREVYRRGMSGELLKSSFEIDKKEKYILAFIRGNYLDNSVSEDRTRFFFPDEDGGLFLSEKEIINSVSNKIITIFDKSIEIIREKNKNKINIFLNENPYYRAVYKYNETIVDEINSRTTNDEIEEKFEKTVRQKLKEIKTNIKTLELNGNYQEKFEETIEKIDVLKQLDLAKYIVHRKIIIELFDKILEKKENDKNYYYEKDLHNLIFPMKKYGEEVDYNNHNLWLIDDRLSYHTFLSSDKPFNEFNENSTNKERADLVILNNLISFSDKEVEELHSNVIIVEFKRPGRDSLIEYDLNTQIYKYIEELLDSKIKTKNGKRIEIDKNAIFNVYIICELSSELVKTLRRANYKELLEGQGYYFYNDSYNTLIQVFSLNKVLRDVKLRNKIFFKQLGVL, encoded by the coding sequence AAAAACAGAAAAAGATAAACAAAGTTCATTTGAAATTACAGATAAAAAAGAAAAAGATGTTTTAGCAGAAGTTATTATAACAGATGATGGTTATGGATTTAATGATGAAAATTTTGAATCATTTAAAAAAATCAATTCAACACATAAATTAAAATTAGGTGGAAAAGGGGTAGGACGTCTAACTTGGCTAAAAGTTTTTGAAAATATTGAAATAGAAAGTACATATAAACAAGATAAAAAATATTTTTTTAGAAAAATTTTTTTTAATTTGTATGATGAAGTTAAAGAGGTGGAATCGAAAGAACTACCTTTTGGAGATCAAAAGCAAATAAAAACTACAATAAAATTTAAAAAACCTAAAGGAGATTTTTTAGAAAAATTTCCAATAACTGCTGAAGATTTAGGAGAAAAAATACTTTATCATTGTTTAAGTTACCTTATTGAAGGAGTTTTTGAAATAACTATTAAAGATAACAAAAATGAGTATAGGTGTAAAGATGAATATAGAAGTCGATTAGAAAATGATATAAAAAAAGATACTATAAAAATAAATAAAGAAGAATTTGATATTATTTATATTCCAATAGATAAAAAGAAATTATCAAAACATGAGATTTCATTCACTGCTAATAAAAGAGAAGTTTATAGAAGAGGAATGAGTGGAGAACTTTTAAAATCCTCTTTTGAAATAGATAAAAAAGAAAAATATATATTAGCTTTTATTAGAGGAAATTATTTAGATAATAGTGTCAGTGAAGACAGAACTAGATTTTTCTTTCCAGATGAAGATGGAGGATTATTTCTTTCAGAAAAAGAAATTATAAATAGTGTTTCAAATAAAATAATTACAATATTTGATAAATCTATAGAAATAATAAGAGAAAAAAATAAAAATAAAATAAATATTTTTTTGAATGAAAATCCGTATTACAGAGCTGTATATAAATATAATGAAACAATTGTAGATGAAATAAACTCTAGAACAACAAATGATGAAATTGAAGAAAAATTTGAAAAAACTGTTCGTCAGAAATTAAAAGAAATAAAAACCAATATAAAAACATTAGAACTTAATGGAAATTATCAAGAGAAATTTGAAGAAACTATAGAGAAAATAGATGTATTAAAACAATTAGATTTAGCAAAATATATTGTACATAGAAAAATTATTATAGAACTATTTGATAAAATTCTTGAAAAAAAAGAAAATGATAAAAATTATTACTATGAGAAAGATTTACATAATCTTATATTTCCAATGAAAAAATATGGAGAAGAGGTTGATTACAATAATCATAATCTATGGTTGATAGATGATAGATTATCATACCATACTTTTTTATCTTCGGATAAGCCATTTAATGAATTTAATGAAAATTCCACTAATAAAGAAAGGGCAGATTTAGTAATATTAAATAATTTGATTTCATTCTCTGATAAAGAAGTAGAAGAATTACATTCAAATGTTATAATAGTTGAATTTAAGAGACCTGGTCGTGATTCTTTAATTGAATATGATTTAAACACTCAGATATATAAATATATTGAGGAATTGTTAGATAGTAAAATAAAAACTAAAAATGGGAAAAGAATAGAAATAGATAAAAATGCAATATTTAATGTTTATATTATCTGTGAATTATCTTCAGAACTTGTAAAAACTTTACGGAGAGCAAATTATAAAGAATTATTAGAAGGTCAAGGTTATTATTTTTATAATGATAGTTACAATACTCTTATTCAGGTTTTTTCTTTGAATAAAGTTTTAAGAGATGTTAAATTAAGAAATAAAATATTTTTTAAACAATTAGGAGTATTATGA